Within the Plasmodium relictum strain SGS1 genome assembly, chromosome: 12 genome, the region agaaaaaaaaacaaataaaaatgtaaaaaataaaaaccataaatatgaaattatACAAGAAAGTCATGGATacaataatgataaaaaatgtgatgaatttaaaaacaattcaaattattttataaacgaaaattatttaaaatcaGCTAGTAATTTAAGTTCTGTTTCATTACTTGACTCAGAtacaattttaaaattagcTGAAAGAGGAGAAGATTCATGTAAAAATGTGTCCAAGAAAATGtcacaaaatttttttcaaaaaaaaaaggaaaaaagttttattttaagtgaattacaaaatatttattgttatgaaaatatagaaCAAAATAACAAGAACACAGAACAGGAAGTTAGAGAAAATGCATATGAAGAGGAAAAGGGAGAAGAAGAGCAAACGGAAGAGCAGGAAGAAGAGGAACAAGAAGAACATGAAGAAGAACAACAACAAAAAGGACAAGATCAAGAAGTAGaatatgaagaagaaaaagaagcaGAAAAAGAACAATCAGAACAACTAAAAGAACAGCagcaaaaaaattttaaaaacaataatatGTATAAAGAAATGAGAGAAGgaaattatatgaataatattgAAAGTACCTGTTGttcttataataaaaaagaagcaCATGAAAAATGCTCATcttataaagaaataagcttaaataatataaaaaataataaaaataactacATATATAAgggaaaaattaataaaaaaagatatttatttatgaaaaaaaaaaaaaaaaaaaagcttttACAAAATATGAAGTTGATTAATATAGAGGAAAATTCTAGTAGTTCTCTTGAAGATGTGAACTTAATGAATATTATGTATGTTGATTCATTAcacaaaatttaaaaaagaaaaaatagtttGTTTTcctaattttaaaaattattattttcattgtacaaattttttattaattaaaaactttttctttttttgcagacaaattttttttttaattcatatatttttttttctttgtaactttataatattatttatttcattgatgttttttttaagtactattataaaaatatttgtatgttttattttttgtttgtatCTTTTTTTGAGAAACAAAATTATAGCAAAACTAAGGTGTTTTAGTGAAACActtttcaaaataatatcttttctttttgttaTGTGAaagtttattaattaaatgcatgctaataaaaaattaacagtGAAATGTATACTAAAATTTCGTTTTTGCGGCAAATggaatatatacataaaatgtacataaaataacaaaaaataagggcaaattttaatgaagatatatttattaaaaaagggtaataattttataaaaagtaaatatatgaatgtgataaaaagaaaaaaaaaataagtaaataaATTCTACATATTTTCAACTAATACTGATGTTGATGAAcctaaataattatttatagaaGCGCAACCAAATTTcatatcaaaattttttaaaacagtAATTAATGATACGAGAATCCTTGAGCCTGATACAGAAGTTGGATTTCCTAAGGATAAGGATCCAccatttatatttacattcgatatatctaaatttaaattttgaatattaaatattacgTTAAGTGCAGATGATTCATTTATTTCGTAATAATCAACAAATGACTTATTTATAGTTTTTAAGCATTTCATTATAGAATAAGATATACTTAGAGGAAAATCAGATGGATAAACAGAAGCATTATCATAAGTTATAATTTCAGCTAAAGGATTTAACTGAAgctcatttatttttttttcactcaTTAATATAATTGCACATGCCCCATCACCAAAAGGGGCTATATTGTAATTTGTTATAATAGATTCATTACTTAAATTGCATATATTGTCAATATTAcactttttataaatttcatCACTATCAACAATACTTTTTTCTATGTCTagtttgttttttttttgaattaccAATGGGAAAATTTCTTGCTGAATTAAATTTTCACTATATGCATTAGCTGTTCTTTTGAATGAATTAATAACATATTCATCTAAATCAATTCTTGGtattttaaactttttacAAAACAATtccaaattattatttttctttaattccttattattaattacaaAATCATATCCATCATTTGTAATACtatctttaaatatattattccctatattatatttttctgttcttaaattttttaaaaaaaagggaCTTTGAGACATATTTTCCATACCCCCAACAATACATATATCTTTTCCTCCTTTAATTAAATCATATCCTAATGTTACTGAATCTAATCCACTACaacataaattatttattaaatacgttttagtatttatatttaaccctataaatatttttatgcatatatatgttcattttttttttttttcgtttttattcacatatatatatatatatatatatatatatatatttatatttatataaacatatatattaaatatttggTAAAAACCtgtagtaataataattttttgaagTGGTAATGGTCCACAACCAGATGAAAAAGATTGACCAAATATTAAACAATCAATTAAATCTTTTTCAATTTGACTTCTTTCTATAGCTTTTAATATAGTAGCACTAGCTATTGAAAAAAGGGATATAGAAGAATTATATGACtccatatataaaaatagtatgttataaatatataaatgtattcaatctttataaatatattcttttaatttttctttttcttttttgaaaAACCTAATTTATGTACAGGTATATGAGAAGTACTTCCGCATAATGAACCTATAGGTGTCCTAGCATAACCTACTATGAAAACTTTCCTTAAGTTACTTGTTAACatgatttattatatatctttttttctattaagttgcattatataattttctttttttttaatttttcatttattataacAATTACATTATTTcgtattaaaatatatttttttaaaatataaataattcttggaacataattttttcaaataaaaaataatctttatttaaaaatttcatatttcataaaatattgtaatttatattcaatttttttcctttgGTATTTTATCAGAAAAtagatatttatattttttaacatatatattatttttgtaaatacTATTTATTAGTATTCTTTACATAACTTGTGGACAATTTTGTGTTGTTTttagttaaattttatatttattttttaatataatttttttattataaataaaattttttatataataaattaatttcacatatatttaatataaaactaGAAATATTCGCGTATATCATATACCTCTACTTACCTTTTTTctcacattttttttatatttttgtaatacCTCATAGatgagtttttttttatatcgtaaataattttaaataaatcttttgaattttatattagtattttaattatgaaaaaaaaaaaaaaaaaactaaaatatataaatatttttctatttttaaaatagttttttacttgatattttgttaaatttataaagaagTGAAACAtgtgataataaaaagaataagcattatatcttatttaaaatatttttttagagtaaaaaaaaaaaacatacagaATTAGTAGTATACTACATAGTAGAATTCCCAAATTATGTATATtacataatattatttttttttgaagggGATCTATTTGAAATTTctttagaaaaatattataaaaaattatattttgaaatttgatagactttttttttatttttataaataaagaagtaCCTTTATATTACTTGAtgcttttaattattaattaaaattatttacacaaaaaaaaaaaaaaaaatagatctAATGGTtgcagaaaaaaaaaaaaaagttaaaaaatgttaaaaagtATAGTGCTGAGGtgtaaaaataacataaacgaaaatataaaatggaATATTAATGAtgtagaatataaaaaattaaaattaaaatggaGTGACAAAAATTTGGCATTAAGCATTTTTGACGTAAGTCCatgtaacaaaaaaaatgaagaaaaattagaaataaaaaatatgagcATAATTAAACATAttacaaaaacaaaatatgaTTTTGTAGTACTAGGAATTGGATATGTTGATTATcacaaaatattaaaatcatttaataGAGCTAATATAGTTCAAAGAAAAATGATTGATTCTATTCattcaaatttaaaaaaagttaatggTCAGTATATTTCAATTATTCAACAATGccttcttttaaatattccaCACTTTTGCTTAGGTAGGGATAGATTAACTGAACTTACAAGCATTGGTACAGCAATATTTAGCAATCCTAAAGAAGTATTTTccttattatattattttattattaatagtgaagaaaatacaaaaagtaaaaatggaGTAAtcgaagataaaaaaaataaaaatgatattgaAAACAATTTGCAAAACATATCTcctaatttttataaagcaTTAATAGTAGAAAATGCCTTATATTTAACTTATAATTTCCATTCCACattgttaaaaataataaaatctAAATTTTATATCCCATTTGGTAGTGACGTTAGTAACAATgctaataaagataaaaatgttaaaaaaaaaaatttaaaacaaaaaatattttccttCTTTAATGAAACAGCAtatgatgaa harbors:
- a CDS encoding acetyl-CoA acetyltransferase, putative, which produces MLTSNLRKVFIVGYARTPIGSLCGSTSHIPVHKLASATILKAIERSQIEKDLIDCLIFGQSFSSGCGPLPLQKIIITTGLNINTKTYLINNLCCSGLDSVTLGYDLIKGGKDICIVGGMENMSQSPFFLKNLRTEKYNIGNNIFKDSITNDGYDFVINNKELKKNNNLELFCKKFKIPRIDLDEYVINSFKRTANAYSENLIQQEIFPLVIQKKNKLDIEKSIVDSDEIYKKCNIDNICNLSNESIITNYNIAPFGDGACAIILMSEKKINELQLNPLAEIITYDNASVYPSDFPLSISYSIMKCLKTINKSFVDYYEINESSALNVIFNIQNLNLDISNVNINGGSLSLGNPTSVSGSRILVSLITVLKNFDMKFGCASINNYLGSSTSVLVENM